The Nocardioides zeae genome includes the window TGCCCCTCGGCGGCTGGGTGCTCTCCTTCTGGTTCGCCGGCGTCGTCAGCGCCGTCGCGCCCTGGATCGCGTTCGCCCTCCTCGCCGTGCTCGGCGGCATGATGCTCCGCGAGGCCTTCTCCGACGAGGAGGACGACGACGCCGCCGGTGGGGCGGACGCGGCCGGCGCCGGTGGTACGCCGGGGACCCGCGTCGCGTCGTACGCGCCTGTCACGCTCGCCGTGGTGCTCCCGCTCGCGGTCGCCACCTCGATCGACGCCGCCGCGGTCGGGGTGACCTTCGGCGTGCTCAGCCTCGGTGTCGGCGAGGTGCTCGTGGCCGTGGCGATCATCGGCGTCGTCACCGCCGCCCTCTCGCTCGCCGCCGTCTTCGTGGGCGCCCGGGTCGGTGAGCGGCTCGGCCAGTGGGCCGAGGTGGTCGGCGGCGTGATCCTGGTGCTGATCGGCCTGCGGATCCTGCTCGCCCACCTCGGCGTGCTGGGC containing:
- a CDS encoding manganese efflux pump MntP, with translation MTIAEIFVLGFALAMDAVAVSVAQGMRMRHPRWRDALLLAGAFGVFQAAMPLGGWVLSFWFAGVVSAVAPWIAFALLAVLGGMMLREAFSDEEDDDAAGGADAAGAGGTPGTRVASYAPVTLAVVLPLAVATSIDAAAVGVTFGVLSLGVGEVLVAVAIIGVVTAALSLAAVFVGARVGERLGQWAEVVGGVILVLIGLRILLAHLGVLG